The proteins below come from a single Gossypium raimondii isolate GPD5lz chromosome 2, ASM2569854v1, whole genome shotgun sequence genomic window:
- the LOC105788445 gene encoding uncharacterized protein LOC105788445, giving the protein MEQQFKQTRKQNWFQKQFSSRNGEDNRPKPGAHEAAIAAAAFAIQSVEEAKAAKLKRGSFKKENSRNGVLHSNRITTQFSLKKTKSAVENSKDKPMKHKCKEVERVHSYSKPSSQSATIPIAPGDEWYDKLKSVVCGGDKLPKTYG; this is encoded by the exons ATGGAACAGCAATTCAAGCAAACCag GAAACAGAACTGGTTCCAGAAGCAGTTTTCGAGTCGAAACGGTGAAGATAATCGCCCGAAACCAGGCGCACATGAAGCCGCCATTGCGGCGGCTGCATTTGCTATTCAATCAGTCGAAGAGGCTAAAGCAGCGAAGCTCAAGAGAGGGAGCTTCAAGAAAGAAAATAGCAGGAATGGTGTGCTTCATTCTAATAGAATAACCACTCAATTCTCCCTCAAGAAAACTAAAAGTGCag TGGAAAATTCCAAGGATAAGCCAATGAAACATAAATGTAAGGAAGTAGAAAGAGTACATTCATATTCCAAACCAAGCTCTCAATCTGCTACAATTCCAATAGCACCAGGAGATGAATG GTATGACAAGCTGAAATCAGTTGTTTGCGGAGGCGACAAGTTGCCCAAAACCTACGGTTAA